Proteins co-encoded in one Thermoplasma sp. Kam2015 genomic window:
- a CDS encoding dihydrodipicolinate synthase family protein, giving the protein MYKGIITPMITPMNVKGEIDYSATQVLIEKLGKYGVDGLFPMGSTGLFPMFSIEERKKFLSFVSEHSGKMQVYAGVGSSSTQESIELSKYTEDIGIKTRVLMPTYYIKPDENWIYKHFSAVISAASNDLFIYNIPQLAGTWIGEDLIEKLAKEFSNVKGIKDSSGDMRFFSRIMKHKGTNFDIFQGQDDLLFLSLSIGASGGVCGLSNISPYITNLYHEFSSGNLDKARDIQMNMINPLMYAVNSATFPSGYYYAFYKMNNIKGGYRVPMVEPSSDQKRIIDLEISKIA; this is encoded by the coding sequence ATGTATAAGGGTATCATAACGCCCATGATCACGCCTATGAACGTGAAGGGCGAAATAGATTACAGCGCTACGCAGGTATTAATTGAGAAACTTGGTAAATACGGTGTTGATGGTCTTTTTCCAATGGGATCAACTGGTCTCTTCCCGATGTTCAGCATAGAGGAGAGAAAGAAATTCTTGAGCTTTGTCAGTGAACACTCTGGAAAGATGCAGGTGTATGCAGGCGTGGGATCTTCATCAACCCAGGAATCGATAGAACTCTCAAAGTATACTGAAGATATCGGAATAAAGACAAGAGTGTTGATGCCCACATACTATATAAAGCCTGATGAAAACTGGATCTATAAGCATTTTTCAGCTGTCATATCTGCTGCATCCAATGATCTCTTCATCTACAATATCCCACAGCTGGCAGGCACATGGATCGGTGAAGATCTCATAGAAAAACTTGCTAAAGAATTTTCAAACGTGAAGGGAATTAAGGACAGCTCAGGTGATATGAGATTCTTTTCCAGAATAATGAAACATAAAGGGACCAACTTTGACATCTTCCAGGGCCAGGACGATCTGCTATTTCTTTCTCTTTCCATCGGAGCAAGCGGAGGAGTTTGCGGCCTTTCCAACATATCACCCTACATAACGAATCTCTATCATGAATTTTCGTCAGGTAACCTCGATAAAGCAAGGGATATACAGATGAATATGATAAATCCATTGATGTACGCGGTCAATAGTGCTACGTTTCCGTCAGGCTACTACTATGCATTTTACAAGATGAACAACATAAAGGGTGGCTACAGAGTCCCGATGGTAGAGCCTAGCTCAGACCAAAAGAGGATCATCGATCTGGAGATTTCAAAGATCGCATGA